In the genome of Desulfuromonas sp. DDH964, one region contains:
- a CDS encoding AAA family ATPase — translation MPPAKHAEVQKVIDALEHRVLHGKERALRLSLIALLAGGHLLLEDIPGLGKTTLALALSAALGLSFGRIQCTSDLLPSDITGLSIYDRDAGKFRFIEGPIFNNILLADEINRAMPKTQSAMLEAMEERRVTVEGTTYPLPEPFLVIATQNPVEQVGTYPLPESQLDRFLIATGIGYPGADLEKAIIRRGGIREELRDIAPLLSRDDLLEARRTVREQIQLGELLIDYIYRLVEATRNHPYILSGLSTRGAINLAAAAQAAAYLERRDYVIPEDVQLVAVPVGAHRLILRPQHEALPKQEVLQSIVASVPVPRG, via the coding sequence ATGCCCCCAGCCAAGCATGCCGAAGTACAGAAGGTCATCGACGCTTTGGAACACCGGGTGCTGCACGGCAAGGAACGCGCCCTGCGTCTCTCCCTGATCGCCCTGCTGGCCGGCGGCCACCTCCTGCTCGAAGACATCCCCGGGCTCGGCAAGACCACCCTGGCGCTGGCCCTTTCCGCCGCGCTGGGTCTCTCCTTCGGGCGCATCCAGTGCACCAGCGACCTCCTCCCCTCGGACATCACCGGACTGTCGATCTATGATCGCGACGCCGGGAAATTTCGCTTCATCGAGGGCCCGATCTTCAACAACATCCTTCTCGCCGACGAGATCAACCGGGCGATGCCGAAGACCCAGAGCGCCATGCTCGAGGCGATGGAAGAGCGCCGGGTGACCGTCGAAGGGACGACCTACCCGTTGCCGGAACCGTTTCTGGTCATCGCCACCCAGAATCCGGTGGAGCAGGTCGGCACCTACCCCCTCCCCGAATCCCAGCTCGACCGCTTCCTGATCGCCACCGGCATCGGCTACCCCGGCGCCGATCTCGAAAAGGCGATCATCCGCCGCGGCGGGATTCGCGAAGAGCTGCGTGACATCGCCCCGCTCCTCTCCCGTGACGACCTGCTCGAAGCCCGCCGCACCGTGCGCGAGCAGATCCAGCTCGGCGAACTGCTGATCGACTATATCTATCGCCTGGTGGAAGCGACGCGCAACCACCCCTATATCCTCTCCGGTCTCTCGACCCGCGGCGCCATCAACCTTGCCGCGGCGGCCCAGGCCGCCGCCTACCTCGAGCGGCGCGATTACGTCATTCCCGAGGATGTCCAGCTGGTGGCGGTGCCGGTCGGCGCCCACCGCCTGATCCTGCGCCCCCAGCACGAGGCCCTTCCCAAGCAGGAGGTGCTGCAATCGATCGTCGCCAGCGTCCCCGTGCCCCGGGGCTGA
- a CDS encoding VOC family protein — MPNSLTLTLAVADLDTTEAFYGATLGFALERFRPLPGSPPLLLLRRGDATLLFRESAVLEALHPALLQNLERHPKGVGASLELAVDDLDPLLRRLERSAWPILYELEDTEFQRREVWVHDPDGYLLVLGAPRA, encoded by the coding sequence ATGCCGAACTCTCTGACCCTCACTCTGGCCGTGGCCGACCTCGACACCACCGAAGCCTTTTACGGTGCAACCCTCGGTTTTGCCCTGGAGCGCTTTCGCCCGCTCCCCGGGAGCCCGCCACTGTTGCTGCTGCGCAGGGGCGATGCCACCCTGCTGTTTCGCGAAAGTGCGGTCCTCGAAGCCCTCCACCCCGCCCTGTTGCAGAACCTCGAGCGCCACCCCAAGGGGGTCGGCGCCAGCCTTGAACTTGCGGTGGACGATCTGGATCCTTTGCTGCGCCGGCTCGAGCGCTCTGCCTGGCCGATCCTTTACGAGCTGGAGGATACCGAGTTTCAGCGGCGGGAGGTCTGGGTGCACGATCCCGACGGCTACCTGCTGGTCCTGGGCGCCCCGCGCGCCTGA
- the folK gene encoding 2-amino-4-hydroxy-6-hydroxymethyldihydropteridine diphosphokinase, producing the protein MAYLGLGANLGAAVATLASARDQLAALPQSRLVAASALYRTAPVGGPAGQPDYFNAVLALATALEPTLLLEHALAIEGRFGRRRLQRWGPRTLDIDLLLFGERLLDLPGLQLPHPRLHQRRFVLEPLCELAAELLHPRLGVPLRQLLAKLPGDDRVERLNQQW; encoded by the coding sequence ATGGCCTATCTTGGTCTCGGTGCCAACCTTGGCGCGGCGGTGGCGACGCTGGCCTCTGCCCGCGATCAGCTGGCCGCCTTGCCGCAAAGCCGGCTGGTCGCCGCCTCGGCCCTCTACCGGACCGCACCGGTGGGCGGACCGGCCGGGCAACCCGATTATTTCAATGCCGTGCTGGCGCTTGCCACCGCCCTGGAGCCGACGCTCCTTCTGGAGCATGCCCTGGCCATTGAAGGGCGCTTCGGCCGCCGACGGTTGCAGCGCTGGGGGCCGCGGACCCTCGATATCGACCTGCTCCTTTTTGGGGAGCGCTTGCTCGATCTTCCCGGATTGCAGCTGCCGCACCCGCGCCTGCATCAGCGCCGCTTTGTCCTCGAACCGCTCTGCGAGCTGGCGGCGGAACTCCTTCATCCCCGGCTTGGCGTGCCGCTCCGGCAACTGCTGGCAAAGCTCCCCGGCGACGACCGGGTCGAACGGCTGAATCAACAATGGTGA
- the fsa gene encoding fructose-6-phosphate aldolase, with protein sequence MKFFIDTADVGEIRAAHDLGLVDGVTTNPSLIAKSGRNFREVVSEIAEIVDGPISAEVIALDAVGMIREGRELATIHPTNMVIKVPMTSAGLQATSVFAAEGIRTNVTLVFSPLQALLAAKAGATYVSPFVGRLDDVGHDGMEGIEQIRTIFDNYGYATETIVASVRSPLHVLNAALIGADICTIPWSVMQQLAKHPLTDIGIEKFLADWAKVNK encoded by the coding sequence ATGAAATTTTTTATCGACACCGCCGACGTTGGCGAAATTCGCGCCGCCCACGACCTCGGCCTGGTCGACGGCGTCACCACCAACCCGTCCCTGATTGCCAAGAGCGGCCGGAACTTCCGCGAGGTGGTCAGCGAAATTGCTGAAATCGTCGACGGTCCGATTTCGGCGGAGGTGATCGCCCTCGACGCCGTGGGGATGATCCGCGAGGGGCGCGAGCTGGCCACCATCCATCCGACCAACATGGTCATCAAGGTGCCGATGACCAGCGCCGGCCTCCAGGCGACCAGTGTCTTTGCCGCTGAAGGAATCCGGACCAACGTCACCCTGGTCTTCTCGCCACTGCAGGCACTGCTTGCCGCCAAGGCCGGCGCCACCTATGTCTCCCCCTTCGTCGGCCGTCTCGACGATGTCGGCCATGACGGCATGGAAGGCATCGAGCAGATCCGTACCATCTTCGACAATTACGGCTATGCCACCGAAACCATCGTCGCCTCGGTGCGCAGCCCGCTGCACGTTCTCAACGCCGCCCTGATCGGCGCCGATATCTGCACCATTCCCTGGTCGGTGATGCAGCAACTGGCCAAGCACCCCCTGACCGACATCGGCATCGAAAAATTTCTCGCCGACTGGGCCAAGGTCAACAAGTAG
- the sucC gene encoding ADP-forming succinate--CoA ligase subunit beta, producing MNIHEYQAKEILGTFDIPVPRNRLCLTADQVERAAKMMGGKCVIKAQIYAGGRGKAGGVQLVYHPEQAHELAKELFGKRLVTNQTGPEGLKVRRILVEEPVEIAREFYLSLTLDRASSRYCVIASAEGGVDIETVAARTPEKIHKLVIDPFTGLRSYQARRIALALGLSGSLAEDCVQLILNLYRALQDKDCSLIEINPLVVTKAGWLLAMDAKISFDDNAIFRHWEYHDLMDYSQLDPLEISAGKFDLAYIKLTGNIGCMVNGAGLAMATLDVLQEFGGNPANFLDVGGGATREKVAEAFKIILQDEDVRAVFVNIFGGIMRCDIIAQGIIEAAEEIHCTLPIVVRMDGSQVEEGKKLLLDSGLNVECFDQLGPGAKRIVEMLGARDGEEGSD from the coding sequence ATGAACATTCACGAGTACCAGGCCAAAGAGATCCTCGGCACTTTCGACATCCCGGTGCCACGCAACCGCCTTTGCCTGACGGCCGACCAGGTCGAACGGGCAGCCAAGATGATGGGCGGCAAGTGCGTGATCAAGGCCCAGATCTACGCGGGCGGGCGGGGAAAGGCCGGCGGGGTGCAGCTCGTCTACCATCCGGAGCAGGCCCACGAGCTGGCCAAGGAATTGTTCGGTAAGCGCCTGGTCACCAACCAGACCGGCCCCGAAGGGCTCAAGGTCCGGCGCATCCTGGTCGAAGAACCGGTGGAGATTGCGCGGGAATTTTACCTCTCCCTTACCCTCGATCGCGCCAGCAGCCGCTACTGCGTGATTGCTTCGGCGGAAGGCGGGGTCGACATCGAGACGGTGGCCGCCCGTACCCCGGAGAAGATTCACAAGCTGGTCATCGATCCCTTTACCGGGCTGCGCTCCTACCAGGCCCGCCGCATCGCCCTCGCCCTCGGCCTCTCCGGCAGCCTGGCCGAGGACTGCGTGCAGCTGATTCTCAATCTTTACCGGGCATTGCAGGACAAGGACTGTTCCCTGATCGAGATCAATCCGCTGGTGGTGACCAAGGCCGGCTGGCTGCTGGCCATGGACGCCAAGATCAGCTTCGATGACAACGCGATCTTCCGCCATTGGGAATACCACGACCTGATGGACTATTCTCAGCTCGATCCGCTGGAAATCTCGGCGGGCAAGTTCGATCTCGCCTACATCAAGTTGACCGGCAACATCGGCTGCATGGTCAATGGCGCCGGTCTGGCGATGGCGACCCTCGATGTTCTTCAGGAGTTTGGCGGGAACCCGGCGAACTTTCTCGACGTTGGGGGGGGAGCAACCCGCGAGAAGGTCGCCGAAGCCTTCAAGATCATTCTTCAGGATGAGGATGTCCGCGCCGTTTTCGTCAATATTTTTGGTGGCATCATGCGCTGCGACATTATTGCCCAGGGAATCATCGAAGCGGCAGAGGAGATCCATTGTACCCTGCCAATCGTGGTGCGCATGGACGGCTCCCAGGTCGAGGAAGGGAAGAAGCTGCTGCTCGATTCGGGTCTCAATGTCGAATGCTTCGACCAGCTCGGGCCCGGGGCCAAGCGTATCGTTGAAATGCTCGGTGCCAGGGATGGCGAAGAGGGCAGCGACTGA
- the sucD gene encoding succinate--CoA ligase subunit alpha produces the protein MAILIDKTSKIVVQGITGKAGLFHAKQCRDYGSQVVAGVTPGKGGVHVEGIPVFDTVEEAVRVTGANVSMIFVPPPGAADAILEACEAKVPLVICITEGVPVRDMVLAKRFIDTTKTRLVGPNCPGLITPGECKVGIMPGYIHTPGKIGVVSRSGTLTYEAVKQLTDAGLGQSTCVGIGGDPIIGMKFIDVLQLFKEDPDTEGVFMIGEIGGGAEEEAARWIKANMKKPVAAFIAGVTAPTGKRMGHAGAIISGGMGRAEDKIAALQECGVTVATSPTRMGEAMLAALKG, from the coding sequence ATGGCGATCCTGATCGATAAGACATCCAAAATCGTGGTCCAGGGGATTACCGGCAAGGCCGGCCTCTTCCATGCCAAGCAGTGCCGGGACTATGGCAGCCAGGTCGTGGCCGGGGTCACCCCCGGCAAAGGGGGCGTTCATGTTGAAGGGATTCCGGTCTTCGATACGGTGGAGGAGGCGGTGCGGGTTACCGGCGCCAACGTCTCGATGATCTTCGTCCCGCCGCCCGGCGCTGCCGATGCCATCCTCGAAGCCTGCGAGGCCAAGGTGCCGCTGGTAATATGCATCACCGAGGGGGTGCCGGTCCGCGACATGGTCCTGGCGAAACGCTTCATCGACACGACGAAAACGCGTCTGGTGGGTCCCAACTGCCCCGGTTTGATCACTCCCGGTGAGTGCAAGGTCGGCATCATGCCCGGCTATATCCATACGCCGGGGAAGATCGGGGTCGTTTCCCGCTCCGGCACCCTCACCTACGAAGCGGTCAAGCAACTGACCGATGCCGGCCTCGGCCAGTCGACCTGTGTCGGCATTGGCGGCGACCCGATCATCGGCATGAAATTCATCGATGTTTTGCAGCTCTTCAAGGAAGATCCGGATACCGAGGGGGTCTTCATGATCGGCGAAATCGGTGGTGGCGCCGAGGAAGAAGCAGCGCGCTGGATCAAGGCCAACATGAAAAAGCCGGTGGCGGCCTTCATTGCCGGCGTCACGGCGCCGACCGGCAAGCGCATGGGGCATGCCGGGGCGATCATCTCCGGCGGGATGGGGCGTGCCGAAGACAAGATTGCCGCCCTGCAGGAGTGCGGAGTCACGGTGGCGACCAGCCCGACCCGGATGGGGGAGGCGATGCTGGCGGCATTAAAGGGCTGA
- a CDS encoding IS630 family transposase, translating to MPRKSPIPLCSEKDRQTLREWASSRSMEARLVERARIICKLLDGESVSKVAMDLNVRPNTVIEWRNRFSAAGIAGLYDRPRSGKPPKYDQAFQTRVLKALELPPPPGQACWDGPALAKQFGASDDAIWRVLRKHNISLARQRSWCVSTDPEFAPKAADIIGLYLAPPEKALVISVDEKPSIQALERAKGYVCTSSGKVVQGLKSTYKRHGTLNLFAALNVATGAVHTQTTEFKRRVDFLAFMDQVLSELPDSDQREIHVILDNYCIHKRNDEWLAQHQNVMFHFTPTSASWLNQVEIWFGILSRKALKNASFQSIDQLRAAIEAFIEAYQPNAKPFVWRKREVKGSQLRNTIANFCN from the coding sequence ATGCCGAGAAAATCTCCAATACCCCTGTGCAGCGAAAAGGACCGCCAGACACTCAGGGAATGGGCAAGCAGTCGAAGCATGGAGGCGCGCCTTGTTGAACGTGCCCGGATTATCTGCAAACTCCTTGACGGAGAATCCGTCAGCAAGGTCGCCATGGATCTTAACGTGCGCCCGAACACGGTTATTGAATGGCGGAACCGTTTCTCCGCTGCGGGTATTGCCGGGCTATATGATCGCCCGCGCTCTGGCAAACCGCCGAAATATGACCAGGCGTTTCAAACGCGAGTTCTGAAAGCGTTGGAACTTCCGCCACCGCCCGGCCAGGCATGTTGGGACGGCCCGGCGCTTGCCAAGCAGTTTGGCGCTTCGGATGATGCCATTTGGCGAGTGCTGCGCAAGCACAATATCAGCCTTGCCCGACAACGAAGTTGGTGCGTAAGCACTGATCCAGAGTTCGCACCAAAGGCGGCTGACATTATCGGGCTCTACCTGGCGCCCCCCGAAAAAGCCTTGGTGATCTCAGTCGATGAGAAACCGAGCATCCAGGCGCTTGAGCGCGCCAAGGGGTATGTCTGTACCAGTAGCGGCAAAGTCGTCCAGGGCCTAAAGAGCACCTACAAACGGCATGGAACCCTGAACCTTTTTGCGGCGCTCAACGTAGCGACAGGCGCCGTGCATACGCAGACAACCGAGTTCAAGAGAAGGGTTGATTTCCTAGCCTTCATGGATCAGGTCCTCTCAGAACTTCCGGACAGCGACCAGCGAGAAATTCACGTGATCCTGGACAATTATTGCATTCATAAACGCAACGACGAATGGCTTGCGCAGCACCAAAACGTCATGTTTCACTTTACACCGACTTCTGCAAGTTGGCTCAATCAAGTCGAGATATGGTTCGGCATTCTTTCACGTAAGGCACTGAAGAACGCCAGTTTTCAAAGCATTGACCAGTTGCGTGCGGCCATCGAGGCCTTTATAGAAGCCTATCAGCCCAACGCCAAGCCTTTTGTATGGCGTAAGCGAGAGGTCAAGGGGTCGCAACTGAGAAACACTATCGCTAACTTTTGCAACTAG
- a CDS encoding multicopper oxidase domain-containing protein, translated as MRRRRWIGRSCVWLLVVIAAGGGLIACNGSSNRNDQAPAISVPANQTVTEGQPFSFTAVGSDPDSGTLLHYGLQGAPQGAAIDSLTGVFTWTPTFDEIGTHAITFTVSDGLLSAKAVVAVQVLPDATVDDSVPLPGGTLNPLAIPKYVTPLVIPPVMRNNGSADNYTIAARQFKQQILPGGIWNTLDGRADAFPPTTVWGYGPDADPLPDSSTLGGAPGVAPAANSQFNFPGYTLETRADVPVKVRWINDLVDDNGNYLPPLLAVDQTLHWANPPQVCADGRTSTDCMGNDPTPYTGPIPLVTHLHGAHVDWTSDGYPEAWWLPAATDIPSGYARKGGLFGDATGTNPGNLGFADYEYRNDQPATTLWYHDHALGMTRTNVYAGLAGYWLIRGDHTPVGGGATVIDSADDFGSPAANDGVLPGPAPTAGEATLAVNSPGDPVRNALREIPILIQDRSFNADGSFFYPTNRSFFEGLENPDNLLIDFAPDSDIAPLWNPEAFFNVMVVNGVSWPKLEVAQAKYRFRLLNGCNSRFLNLALFVVDPATGRIDPSHEIPFYVIGYEQGPLPKVVKISTGFATALAGDGSVPAADRASPDPDQALLMAPAERPDVLVDFSGLPNGTVVRMINSAPDDPFGGFNGIAGEEAVADPLTTGQIMQFVVNSALTGASPTDPNGATPATAVENLILNPEIPLGATTRSRQVSLNEEESGQVCAVGGFRGTTILQLDSIDPNNFAQSCAAAGGTPFAPKAALLGTVAMGGVYPLGVPLRWTDKGGESLPVDVQMADGSTVRIKVTENPTVGDTEEWQIYNFTEDAHPIHLHLVRFQVVGRTLFDGATPSPHNSVQLWETGYKDMVIAYPGEITTVKATFDIPGLYVWHCHILEHEDNEMMRPYVVSLAP; from the coding sequence ATGAGAAGAAGACGGTGGATTGGAAGGAGCTGTGTCTGGCTCCTTGTGGTAATTGCTGCGGGGGGGGGGCTGATCGCCTGCAACGGTAGCAGCAATCGAAACGACCAGGCCCCGGCGATTTCAGTGCCGGCCAACCAGACGGTAACGGAAGGCCAGCCCTTCTCATTCACGGCGGTAGGGAGCGACCCCGATTCGGGTACCCTTCTCCACTATGGACTGCAGGGAGCTCCGCAAGGAGCTGCCATCGATTCCTTGACCGGGGTCTTCACCTGGACCCCGACCTTCGACGAGATTGGCACCCACGCCATCACTTTCACGGTTAGCGACGGGCTGTTGAGCGCCAAGGCTGTCGTTGCCGTGCAAGTCCTACCCGACGCCACGGTGGATGACTCGGTTCCTCTGCCAGGCGGGACTCTCAACCCACTTGCCATCCCCAAATACGTGACACCTTTGGTGATTCCGCCGGTGATGAGGAACAACGGCAGTGCGGACAACTACACCATTGCCGCCCGCCAGTTCAAGCAGCAGATTCTCCCCGGTGGCATCTGGAACACACTCGATGGCCGGGCGGATGCCTTTCCGCCGACGACTGTCTGGGGCTACGGCCCGGACGCCGATCCGCTCCCCGATTCATCCACGCTTGGCGGTGCACCTGGCGTGGCGCCAGCGGCAAACTCCCAGTTCAACTTCCCTGGTTACACGCTGGAAACTCGTGCCGATGTTCCGGTCAAGGTGCGCTGGATCAACGACCTGGTCGATGACAACGGCAACTATCTGCCGCCGCTTCTTGCCGTTGACCAGACACTGCACTGGGCCAACCCTCCTCAGGTCTGTGCCGACGGTCGGACGTCCACCGACTGCATGGGAAACGACCCGACGCCTTATACCGGTCCGATACCGCTGGTTACCCATCTCCATGGGGCTCATGTCGACTGGACCAGCGATGGCTATCCGGAGGCCTGGTGGTTGCCGGCCGCCACGGATATTCCCTCCGGTTATGCCAGAAAAGGCGGCTTGTTCGGTGATGCGACCGGCACCAACCCGGGCAACCTCGGTTTTGCCGATTACGAATACCGCAATGATCAGCCAGCGACCACTTTGTGGTATCACGATCATGCCCTGGGAATGACCCGCACCAATGTTTATGCCGGTCTGGCCGGTTACTGGTTGATTCGTGGAGATCATACCCCGGTAGGCGGGGGCGCGACGGTGATCGATAGCGCCGATGATTTCGGGAGCCCGGCAGCCAATGACGGCGTGCTTCCGGGGCCGGCTCCGACAGCAGGGGAGGCGACACTGGCGGTGAACAGCCCTGGCGACCCGGTTCGAAATGCTCTGCGCGAAATCCCGATCCTGATCCAGGATCGCTCCTTCAACGCCGACGGGTCGTTCTTTTACCCCACTAACCGTTCTTTCTTCGAAGGACTGGAAAACCCTGACAACCTGCTGATCGATTTTGCCCCAGATTCGGACATCGCGCCCCTGTGGAACCCCGAGGCGTTCTTTAACGTCATGGTCGTCAATGGCGTCAGCTGGCCGAAGCTGGAAGTGGCTCAGGCGAAATATCGATTCCGTCTGCTTAACGGGTGCAACTCACGTTTTCTTAACCTGGCTCTATTTGTTGTTGATCCGGCGACGGGAAGAATCGATCCGAGCCATGAAATCCCTTTTTATGTGATCGGCTACGAACAGGGCCCGCTGCCCAAGGTCGTCAAGATTTCCACCGGGTTCGCAACCGCCCTTGCAGGGGATGGCAGCGTCCCGGCGGCAGACCGGGCCTCGCCTGATCCGGACCAGGCCCTGCTGATGGCGCCAGCGGAACGCCCGGACGTTCTGGTCGATTTCTCCGGTCTGCCCAACGGTACCGTGGTGCGGATGATCAATTCCGCACCGGACGACCCTTTTGGTGGATTCAACGGCATTGCGGGAGAAGAGGCCGTGGCCGACCCACTGACGACGGGTCAGATCATGCAGTTTGTTGTTAACTCGGCCTTGACCGGTGCCAGTCCGACCGACCCTAACGGGGCAACACCGGCCACTGCCGTAGAGAATCTGATTCTGAATCCGGAAATTCCACTGGGCGCTACCACTAGGTCCCGGCAGGTTTCGCTCAATGAAGAGGAGTCAGGCCAAGTCTGCGCTGTCGGCGGGTTCCGCGGCACGACCATCCTGCAACTCGATAGTATCGACCCAAACAATTTTGCCCAGAGCTGCGCGGCCGCAGGAGGCACTCCTTTTGCGCCAAAGGCGGCTCTGCTGGGGACCGTTGCTATGGGTGGAGTCTATCCGCTGGGAGTGCCGCTGCGCTGGACCGACAAGGGTGGGGAAAGTCTGCCTGTCGATGTGCAGATGGCAGATGGATCTACCGTACGGATTAAGGTAACGGAAAACCCGACTGTGGGCGATACCGAGGAGTGGCAGATTTACAATTTTACTGAGGACGCCCATCCGATTCACCTGCACCTGGTGCGGTTCCAGGTGGTCGGCCGCACCCTGTTTGACGGGGCGACTCCCAGCCCTCACAATAGCGTTCAGCTCTGGGAAACTGGCTACAAGGACATGGTCATTGCCTATCCCGGCGAAATCACCACAGTGAAAGCGACATTCGATATTCCTGGCCTGTACGTCTGGCATTGCCACATCTTGGAACACGAGGACAACGAGATGATGCGCCCTTACGTTGTTTCACTGGCCCCCTGA
- the def gene encoding peptide deformylase, producing the protein MAILRIYHYPEPVLKQPAAPVTVFDAELQRLAADMAETMYAAPGVGLAAPQVGVSQRLIVLDCAGREEPRQLLVAVNPEIIARAGESCEEEGCLSVPEYYAKVERSATVQVRYQDLAGVSQELEAEGLWAICFQHEIDHLNGILFVDHLSPLKKSLFRKKYKKIMEQQQEQM; encoded by the coding sequence ATGGCGATTTTGCGCATCTATCATTATCCGGAGCCGGTTCTCAAGCAGCCGGCAGCGCCGGTGACCGTTTTTGACGCCGAGCTGCAGCGGCTGGCGGCGGACATGGCGGAGACGATGTATGCTGCTCCGGGCGTGGGTCTGGCGGCGCCACAGGTCGGTGTCTCGCAGCGGCTGATCGTGCTCGACTGTGCCGGCCGCGAGGAGCCGCGGCAGCTGCTGGTCGCCGTTAACCCCGAGATCATCGCCCGCGCGGGCGAAAGCTGCGAGGAGGAGGGATGCCTCTCCGTCCCCGAGTATTATGCCAAGGTCGAGCGCAGCGCCACCGTCCAGGTCCGTTATCAGGATCTTGCCGGCGTCAGCCAGGAACTCGAAGCGGAGGGGCTGTGGGCGATCTGCTTTCAGCATGAGATTGATCATCTGAATGGCATTCTCTTTGTCGACCATCTCTCCCCACTGAAAAAAAGCCTCTTCCGCAAGAAATACAAGAAGATCATGGAACAACAGCAGGAGCAGATGTGA
- the fmt gene encoding methionyl-tRNA formyltransferase has translation MGTPEFALATFEGLFDFGLDLIAVYTQPDRPSGRGNRLTSPPVKLLATARGIPVFQPARLRAPEVVTELRALAPDLIVVVAYGQILPQSVLEIPRYGCINVHASLLPKYRGAAPINKAIIDGESETGITTMLMDVGLDTGDMLVKRATAIDPLETAGELHDRLARLGREAIEATLRQLCDGTLQPEKQDDSQSCYAPMLKKEDGRIDWSQPASRIHNQVRGLDPWPGAYTTLDGETLKLAATLPEAGEGEPGTVLSAAADGVRIACGEGVLRIGALQLPGKKRLPAAEFLRGHPLPAGLRLGVQVG, from the coding sequence ATGGGGACCCCCGAGTTCGCACTGGCAACCTTCGAGGGGCTCTTCGACTTCGGTCTCGACCTGATCGCCGTCTATACCCAGCCCGACCGTCCCAGTGGCCGTGGCAACCGGCTGACCTCGCCACCGGTGAAACTTCTCGCGACAGCGCGTGGCATTCCGGTCTTCCAGCCGGCCCGGTTGCGGGCTCCGGAGGTGGTGACAGAGTTGCGCGCCCTCGCCCCGGACCTGATCGTGGTCGTCGCCTATGGCCAGATCCTGCCGCAGAGCGTGCTCGAGATTCCCCGCTACGGCTGCATCAATGTGCATGCCTCGCTGCTGCCGAAATACCGCGGTGCGGCGCCGATCAACAAGGCGATCATCGACGGCGAAAGCGAGACCGGGATCACCACCATGCTGATGGATGTCGGCCTCGACACCGGTGACATGCTGGTCAAGCGCGCCACCGCCATCGATCCCCTGGAGACGGCGGGCGAACTGCATGATCGCCTGGCCCGGCTCGGGCGCGAGGCGATCGAGGCGACCCTGCGCCAGCTCTGCGACGGGACGTTGCAGCCGGAAAAGCAGGACGACAGCCAGAGCTGCTACGCGCCGATGCTGAAGAAGGAAGATGGCCGCATCGACTGGAGCCAGCCAGCCTCCCGGATTCATAACCAGGTGCGGGGGCTCGACCCCTGGCCGGGGGCTTATACCACCCTTGACGGGGAGACCCTGAAGCTGGCGGCGACCCTTCCCGAGGCCGGGGAGGGGGAACCGGGAACGGTCCTCTCTGCCGCTGCCGATGGGGTGCGGATCGCCTGTGGTGAGGGGGTGCTGCGCATCGGGGCGCTGCAACTCCCCGGCAAGAAACGCCTTCCCGCGGCCGAATTTCTGCGCGGGCACCCGCTCCCGGCGGGGCTTCGCCTCGGAGTGCAGGTTGGATAA
- a CDS encoding DUF116 domain-containing protein, with translation MDKSAANTPLQQPRKRVFIGLLAGACALVLVGAFLLWYVPSVGLANIHPLLPVILGVVLATLAFLLLGGLSLLVLTLLTGRDLFFSERLRKIVIRYLFPGIISLGRLIGVDRDRLQQSFIALNNQLVRAKKVRVTADRALILLPHCIQLFDCAIKITGDVEKCVRCGRCDISGLAQLARERGIDIAVATGGTLARKLIVEKRPRFILAVACERDLTSGIRDSYPLPVIGVLNHRPNGPCFNTRIVLEEVRAALDEHLVV, from the coding sequence TTGGATAAATCCGCGGCGAACACGCCTTTGCAGCAGCCGCGCAAGCGGGTCTTTATCGGCCTGCTCGCCGGCGCCTGCGCCCTGGTACTGGTCGGAGCCTTCCTCCTCTGGTACGTGCCGAGTGTCGGCCTGGCCAACATTCACCCACTGTTGCCGGTCATCCTCGGGGTGGTCCTGGCGACCCTTGCATTCCTGCTCCTCGGCGGGCTGTCACTGCTGGTCCTGACGCTCCTCACCGGTCGCGACCTCTTCTTCTCCGAACGCCTGCGCAAGATCGTCATTCGCTACCTCTTTCCGGGCATCATCTCCCTTGGCCGGCTGATCGGCGTCGACCGGGACCGCCTGCAACAGTCCTTTATCGCCCTCAACAATCAGCTGGTCCGGGCCAAGAAGGTGCGCGTCACAGCGGACCGGGCCCTGATCCTGCTGCCGCACTGTATCCAGCTCTTCGACTGTGCCATCAAGATCACCGGCGATGTGGAAAAGTGCGTCCGCTGCGGTCGCTGCGACATCAGCGGCCTGGCGCAACTGGCCCGGGAACGGGGTATCGACATTGCCGTCGCCACCGGCGGCACTCTGGCGCGCAAGCTGATCGTCGAGAAGCGGCCGCGCTTTATCCTGGCGGTCGCCTGCGAGCGGGACCTGACCTCGGGGATTCGGGATTCCTACCCCCTGCCGGTGATCGGTGTTCTCAACCATCGCCCCAACGGCCCCTGTTTCAATACCCGCATCGTGCTGGAGGAGGTGCGTGCCGCCCTCGATGAACATCTCGTGGTCTGA